A window of the Nisaea acidiphila genome harbors these coding sequences:
- a CDS encoding AzlD family protein: protein MNEHWQLISGLAFGTYAIRLGGYLIGARLPATGAWARSFAALPGCLISALVAVILVQGGPADWVAAGAAIAVALATRNLPLTMAAGIAAVWLARQVL from the coding sequence ATGAATGAACATTGGCAGCTGATCTCCGGCCTCGCCTTCGGGACCTATGCAATCCGACTAGGCGGCTATCTGATCGGCGCCCGCCTGCCCGCCACGGGCGCCTGGGCCCGTTCCTTCGCGGCCCTGCCCGGATGCCTGATATCGGCACTGGTCGCCGTGATCCTCGTGCAGGGAGGTCCGGCCGACTGGGTGGCGGCAGGCGCCGCTATCGCGGTCGCGCTCGCAACGCGGAACCTGCCGCTGACCATGGCCGCCGGGATTGCCGCCGTTTGGCTCGCGCGGCAGGTACTCTAG
- a CDS encoding AzlC family ABC transporter permease has protein sequence MPPATLDEFTRGVRDIAPLAFGVTIYGLAFGLLAAQAGMGAPSTGAMGLFVFAGSSQIVATERLVAGAGTFGAIAAGLALNLRILLMTASLRTEFAGRPFWQVLLGVHLTTDENWALMHATRAKGNAAGYWYLMGGGACLMAVWIAATMAGADFAGALPDPVSIGMDFAFTAAFIAILRNLCRGAEDARPWLVSVGAAGGLALLAPIDPSWALACGGIAGAVTAGVARHE, from the coding sequence ATGCCCCCCGCAACGCTCGACGAATTCACGCGCGGCGTCCGAGATATCGCGCCACTCGCTTTCGGTGTCACAATCTACGGCCTCGCCTTCGGCCTACTCGCTGCGCAAGCCGGAATGGGAGCGCCCTCAACCGGAGCCATGGGGCTTTTCGTTTTCGCCGGCTCTTCGCAGATCGTCGCGACCGAACGGCTGGTCGCTGGCGCCGGGACTTTCGGAGCAATCGCCGCCGGTCTGGCACTCAATCTCCGCATCCTGCTGATGACCGCGTCCTTGCGGACGGAGTTCGCAGGGCGGCCATTTTGGCAGGTCCTGCTCGGCGTGCATCTGACGACGGATGAGAATTGGGCCCTGATGCATGCGACGCGGGCGAAGGGAAACGCCGCCGGCTATTGGTACCTGATGGGCGGCGGCGCCTGCCTGATGGCGGTCTGGATCGCCGCGACCATGGCCGGAGCCGATTTCGCCGGCGCCCTGCCCGACCCGGTTTCCATCGGCATGGACTTCGCCTTCACTGCCGCCTTTATCGCCATCCTGCGCAATCTCTGTCGCGGTGCTGAGGACGCACGCCCCTGGCTGGTTTCGGTCGGAGCGGCAGGCGGACTAGCGCTGCTTGCCCCCATCGATCCGTCATGGGCGCTCGCCTGCGGCGGGATAGCCGGTGCTGTTACCGCGGGAGTGGCGCGTCATGAATGA
- a CDS encoding helix-turn-helix domain-containing protein, protein MFSLLVFRTSFDIMNGQYFVRQQERLIFIMNDDVNPGDLIAEAIRREREQAHLSLSALAAKAGLAKSTLSQLEAGKGNPSIETLWAIAAALGIPFSFLFEHAAPRNLLIRVDEGEALVADHADFTAVPLSKCPPGHRRDLYRITLSKGSPRAAEPHPRGTLEHAFVASGSVRLGPMDAPAELGPGDYYAYPGDVAHAYEALSDRAVILLAMESPGAG, encoded by the coding sequence ATGTTCAGCCTGCTGGTATTTCGAACGTCGTTCGATATAATGAACGGACAATATTTTGTTCGTCAACAAGAACGATTGATTTTTATAATGAACGACGACGTGAACCCCGGAGATCTGATTGCCGAGGCCATTCGCCGCGAGCGGGAGCAGGCGCACCTGAGCCTGTCGGCTCTGGCTGCCAAGGCGGGGCTCGCAAAATCGACGCTCTCGCAGCTTGAGGCGGGCAAAGGCAATCCAAGCATCGAAACCCTCTGGGCCATCGCGGCGGCACTGGGCATTCCGTTCAGTTTCCTCTTCGAACATGCGGCGCCGCGAAACCTTCTGATCCGTGTCGACGAAGGCGAGGCGCTTGTGGCCGACCATGCGGATTTCACCGCGGTTCCGCTGAGCAAGTGCCCGCCGGGACACCGCCGGGACCTGTACCGGATTACTCTTTCCAAGGGTTCGCCCCGCGCGGCGGAACCCCATCCGCGGGGCACGCTGGAACATGCCTTCGTCGCGAGCGGTTCGGTACGTCTCGGTCCGATGGATGCGCCTGCCGAGCTCGGGCCGGGGGATTATTACGCCTATCCGGGCGATGTGGCGCATGCCTATGAGGCGCTGAGCGACCGGGCGGTCATCCTTTTGGCGATGGAGAGCCCCGGCGCGGGGTGA
- a CDS encoding helix-turn-helix domain-containing protein, which produces MSKTEIAASIPRAPRYPLRRLRLHRGMKQSHLAELLGVAQTTVSRWETGMLEMPPPFIAAAQRLLAMPPGPTQDSALRRLVEASSLKVHLICDRTHRLLAASHPRQADWSADTTDLTGKSMLVYASPEILAAESGLDAMGWHEGGAASLVVETGANTSSVVPILPSRILWERVTLEDGTAGRVVTTLE; this is translated from the coding sequence ATGAGCAAGACAGAGATTGCAGCGAGCATACCGCGCGCGCCCAGGTACCCCCTGAGGCGCCTCAGGCTCCACCGCGGCATGAAGCAGAGCCATCTCGCCGAACTGCTCGGGGTGGCGCAGACCACCGTTTCACGTTGGGAAACCGGCATGCTGGAAATGCCGCCCCCCTTTATCGCGGCGGCGCAGCGGCTTCTGGCGATGCCGCCGGGCCCTACCCAGGACAGCGCGCTCCGGCGTCTGGTCGAGGCTTCGAGCCTGAAAGTTCACCTGATCTGCGACCGGACGCACCGGTTGCTCGCAGCGTCGCACCCGCGGCAGGCGGACTGGTCGGCCGATACGACCGATCTCACCGGAAAGTCCATGCTGGTCTATGCCTCGCCGGAGATCCTCGCCGCGGAAAGCGGCCTGGACGCGATGGGCTGGCACGAGGGCGGGGCCGCATCGCTCGTCGTTGAGACCGGGGCCAATACCAGCAGTGTCGTCCCGATCCTTCCGAGCCGCATTCTCTGGGAGCGAGTGACGCTCGAGGACGGCACCGCCGGGCGAGTCGTCACCACGCTCGAATAA
- a CDS encoding MFS transporter, producing the protein MKDSAETVRYWPHILLLWLMGLLAAAQLGKMSALLPLLREDLGISLVAAGWLASLLEAGGAGLGLAAGLLIGRLGNRSGLGFGLLLLAGAGLAEALAQDLAALVVLRLVEAAGYVLIVIAAPSMIAVIAPPSARGPAFALWSTFVPAGLALGVAATGSALAWMTRGEIFLGWGLLVAAVAAGWFGLPRGQRPPTVRLALPGLRVWLLTAGFGCFTVGEVGMLAMLPTFLIEEMGLASGAAGALAGAASLATMVGSFAAGWALIRRSGRNSVLLLSAIGLLAAAAFTLPIFLAPGLSFGLPPVLLAGVGAVAANAFVGLYPAVVFARLPDLVSGPAGIASANGVITQFGAGGALIGPPLAGFVAASFGWGTVSPVLAGCFIAAFALTLWAEARNS; encoded by the coding sequence ATGAAAGACTCTGCCGAAACCGTGCGGTATTGGCCGCATATCCTTCTCCTCTGGCTCATGGGGCTGCTCGCGGCGGCGCAGCTCGGCAAGATGTCGGCCCTGCTTCCCCTGCTCAGGGAGGATCTCGGGATATCCCTGGTGGCGGCAGGATGGCTCGCTTCGCTACTGGAGGCGGGCGGCGCCGGTCTCGGCCTGGCCGCGGGACTTCTGATTGGGCGGCTTGGCAACCGAAGCGGTCTCGGGTTCGGGCTCCTGTTGCTTGCCGGCGCCGGCCTCGCTGAGGCGCTGGCACAGGATCTGGCCGCGCTTGTCGTGCTGCGGCTTGTCGAGGCCGCCGGATATGTCCTCATCGTCATTGCCGCACCGAGCATGATCGCCGTGATCGCGCCGCCGTCCGCGCGGGGACCCGCCTTCGCGCTTTGGAGCACTTTCGTACCGGCGGGGCTCGCGCTCGGCGTGGCGGCGACCGGCAGCGCTCTTGCCTGGATGACGCGCGGCGAGATCTTTCTTGGCTGGGGACTGCTCGTGGCAGCTGTTGCCGCCGGTTGGTTCGGCTTGCCGCGAGGGCAAAGGCCCCCCACCGTCAGGCTGGCGCTTCCGGGCCTTCGTGTCTGGCTGCTGACGGCGGGATTCGGCTGTTTCACCGTCGGTGAGGTCGGAATGCTGGCCATGCTGCCAACGTTCCTGATCGAGGAGATGGGGCTCGCATCCGGCGCGGCCGGAGCGCTTGCCGGTGCGGCCTCGCTCGCCACTATGGTGGGGAGTTTCGCCGCCGGATGGGCGCTCATCCGCCGTTCCGGCCGGAATTCGGTGCTGCTGCTTTCCGCGATCGGCTTGCTGGCCGCCGCCGCTTTTACGCTGCCGATCTTTCTGGCGCCGGGCCTCAGCTTCGGATTGCCCCCGGTCCTGCTCGCCGGAGTGGGGGCGGTCGCCGCGAATGCATTCGTCGGGCTCTATCCGGCTGTGGTTTTTGCCCGTCTGCCGGATCTGGTTTCCGGACCGGCCGGGATCGCCTCGGCGAACGGCGTGATTACACAGTTCGGGGCCGGCGGGGCGCTGATCGGCCCGCCACTGGCGGGCTTCGTTGCCGCGAGCTTTGGCTGGGGGACGGTGTCGCCGGTGCTGGCCGGGTGCTTCATCGCCGCCTTCGCCCTCACACTGTGGGCCGAGGCCCGTAATTCATGA
- a CDS encoding MFS transporter, with protein MSVASILAVREVDSPYAWFRLSMSLLISMIGGVGLWSVVVTLPAIEADFGIARGDASLPYTVTMVGFAIGGILMGRLADRFGILMPLRFGAVAMALGYGLSSQAATLWQFALLQGALIGMLGSSASFGPVISDITHWFQRRRGLAVAIGASGSYLAGTVWPPVIEHLVNLYGWRDTHLIIAVVCLFTLLPLSAALRTRSPELPAAFGTKSAAPVQENEEISLRGPVVQGLLLLAGLACCVAMAMPQVHIVAYCGDLGYGTARGAEMLSLMLFTGIVSRLTFGWIADKIGALRTLMLSSFLQGLSLLLFLPFDGLVSLYVVSALFGLAQGGIVPTYALVVRRVFPAAEAGTRVGLVLSATLLGMALGGWMSGAIYDLTLSYDAAFLNGVAWNVLNLSIAFFLWFQLDGRRPARAAGAA; from the coding sequence ATGAGCGTTGCGTCCATCCTGGCGGTGCGTGAGGTCGACAGCCCCTACGCCTGGTTCCGCCTCTCCATGTCGCTGCTAATCAGCATGATCGGCGGTGTCGGTCTCTGGTCGGTGGTGGTGACGCTGCCCGCGATCGAGGCGGATTTCGGCATCGCTCGCGGCGATGCCTCGCTGCCCTATACCGTGACAATGGTCGGTTTCGCGATCGGCGGGATCCTGATGGGACGTCTCGCGGACCGGTTCGGGATCCTGATGCCGCTGCGTTTCGGCGCCGTCGCGATGGCGCTCGGATACGGGCTGTCTTCCCAGGCGGCAACTCTTTGGCAGTTCGCTCTGTTGCAGGGGGCGCTGATCGGTATGCTCGGCAGCTCCGCCAGCTTCGGGCCGGTGATCTCCGACATCACCCACTGGTTCCAGCGCCGCCGCGGCCTCGCCGTCGCCATCGGGGCGAGCGGCAGCTATCTCGCGGGAACGGTCTGGCCGCCCGTGATCGAACATTTGGTCAATCTCTATGGCTGGCGCGATACGCATCTGATCATCGCTGTGGTCTGTCTCTTCACCCTGCTTCCGCTCTCGGCCGCGCTCCGCACACGTAGCCCGGAACTGCCGGCCGCGTTCGGAACGAAATCGGCCGCGCCGGTGCAGGAGAATGAAGAAATCTCTCTCAGGGGGCCTGTCGTTCAGGGACTGCTGCTGCTCGCGGGCCTCGCCTGCTGCGTCGCGATGGCTATGCCTCAGGTCCATATCGTCGCCTACTGTGGCGATCTCGGTTACGGAACGGCGCGGGGCGCCGAGATGCTCTCACTGATGCTTTTTACCGGGATTGTCAGCCGGCTCACCTTCGGCTGGATCGCCGACAAGATCGGCGCGCTGCGCACGCTGATGTTGTCGTCGTTCCTGCAGGGGCTGTCGCTGCTGCTGTTCCTGCCTTTCGACGGGCTGGTCTCGCTCTATGTAGTCTCCGCGCTCTTCGGTCTCGCGCAGGGAGGCATTGTGCCGACCTATGCGCTCGTGGTGCGACGGGTCTTCCCGGCGGCGGAGGCTGGGACACGGGTCGGGCTGGTGCTCTCGGCGACCCTGCTCGGTATGGCGCTCGGCGGCTGGATGTCGGGAGCGATCTACGATCTCACGCTCTCCTACGACGCGGCCTTCCTCAACGGCGTCGCCTGGAACGTACTGAACCTCAGTATCGCCTTCTTCCTCTGGTTCCAACTGGACGGGAGACGGCCGGCGCGCGCCGCCGGCGCGGCCTGA
- a CDS encoding tripartite tricarboxylate transporter permease produces MIAQIADGFLALIHPLTFLHLIGGFLLGLVFGAIPGLTATLAIALLLPFTFGMEVSNALVMVAGIYMAGIYSGSITGITLNIPGAPSGAITTIDGHALMKRGEGPQALGMSAFSSAIGGLVGAVILIALAQPVSALALLFQTPDKFSLVLLAIVTVTIVASGSLLKAATAMAIGLMISTVGIDPMVPVGRFDFESYHLIEGIGLLPAVIGLFAVCELIAQAALPSSLGKAEAVAAVARPRRRDFLPSRERIREVGIVTYTKSAIIGVLIGMLPGGGASMASFIAYAEAKRGARKPEKFGDGSYEGLAASEAANNAMCGGAVIPLLTMGIPGDAVTAIIFGVLLIHGLVPGPALLGSNFGVIAPMFAALFVSSILVFVSVIALGPVYLRLSQINRGLLYAFIAMISMVGVYASSFSFFQMWMALAIGVLAFLLRVFGYPVVPALMGVILGPYFEEFLRRSLIVSEGDPMIFLTSPASAALLVLTGLFVWLLRVRPTLRARREG; encoded by the coding sequence ATGATTGCCCAGATCGCCGACGGTTTCCTTGCGCTCATCCATCCCCTCACCTTTCTGCATCTGATCGGCGGCTTCCTGCTGGGCCTCGTGTTCGGCGCGATCCCGGGCCTGACCGCGACGCTCGCCATCGCGCTCCTGCTGCCTTTCACCTTCGGCATGGAAGTCTCCAACGCGCTGGTGATGGTCGCCGGGATCTACATGGCCGGGATCTATTCCGGTTCGATCACCGGCATCACGCTCAATATTCCGGGCGCCCCGTCCGGGGCGATCACGACGATCGACGGACATGCCCTGATGAAGCGCGGCGAGGGCCCGCAGGCGCTCGGCATGAGCGCCTTTTCCTCCGCCATCGGGGGACTGGTCGGAGCTGTCATCCTGATCGCCCTCGCCCAGCCCGTCAGCGCGCTTGCCCTGCTTTTCCAGACGCCCGACAAATTCTCGCTGGTGCTGCTCGCCATCGTGACGGTGACCATCGTCGCCTCCGGCTCGCTGCTGAAGGCCGCGACCGCGATGGCCATCGGACTGATGATCTCCACGGTCGGCATCGATCCGATGGTGCCGGTCGGCCGGTTCGATTTCGAGAGTTACCATCTGATCGAGGGGATCGGCTTGCTGCCGGCCGTAATCGGCCTCTTCGCAGTCTGCGAACTGATCGCCCAGGCCGCACTGCCGTCCTCGCTCGGAAAGGCGGAGGCCGTCGCGGCCGTCGCGCGCCCCCGACGCCGCGACTTTCTCCCGAGCCGCGAACGGATCCGCGAGGTGGGCATCGTCACCTATACGAAAAGCGCCATCATCGGCGTGCTGATCGGCATGCTGCCCGGCGGCGGCGCCTCCATGGCCTCCTTCATCGCCTATGCGGAGGCCAAGCGCGGCGCGCGCAAGCCGGAAAAGTTCGGCGACGGCTCCTACGAGGGCCTCGCAGCCTCCGAGGCCGCGAACAACGCCATGTGCGGCGGCGCGGTGATCCCTCTTCTCACCATGGGCATTCCGGGAGACGCGGTGACCGCGATCATCTTCGGCGTCCTGCTGATCCACGGACTCGTCCCGGGCCCGGCCCTGCTCGGCAGCAATTTCGGCGTCATCGCACCGATGTTCGCGGCTCTCTTTGTCTCCTCGATCCTTGTCTTCGTCTCGGTCATCGCCCTCGGACCGGTCTATCTCCGGCTCTCGCAGATCAATCGCGGCCTGCTCTATGCGTTCATCGCGATGATCTCGATGGTCGGCGTCTATGCCTCCTCCTTCTCGTTCTTCCAGATGTGGATGGCGCTGGCGATCGGCGTGCTGGCCTTCCTGCTGCGGGTGTTCGGCTATCCGGTCGTCCCGGCCCTCATGGGGGTGATCCTCGGCCCCTATTTCGAGGAGTTCCTGCGCCGCTCGCTGATCGTCTCGGAAGGCGACCCGATGATCTTCCTGACCAGCCCGGCAAGCGCAGCGCTGCTGGTTCTGACCGGGCTCTTCGTCTGGCTGCTCCGCGTCCGCCCGACGCTCAGGGCGCGCCGGGAAGGCTAG
- a CDS encoding tripartite tricarboxylate transporter TctB family protein: protein MNRMLNGQILFALLLAGLNTIYASQVLQMDPPFASGEPGPAFLPSILCVFLYLAMARILITEFRAGTGERSGSPTSEHIPNIRIAGPLVATGLTVLFIVGFFYLGYLVSAFLYTFLIALFFNYERSGAWRSSALFAAIVAFGVTVFGWLFFVKVFELYLPVWEF, encoded by the coding sequence ATGAACAGAATGCTGAACGGCCAGATCCTCTTCGCTCTCCTTCTGGCCGGACTGAACACAATCTATGCCAGCCAGGTGCTGCAGATGGATCCACCCTTCGCCTCGGGCGAGCCGGGTCCGGCTTTCCTGCCCTCGATCCTCTGCGTCTTCCTCTACCTGGCGATGGCCCGGATCCTCATCACCGAGTTCCGCGCGGGGACCGGCGAGCGCTCCGGTTCGCCAACGTCCGAGCATATTCCGAACATCAGGATCGCCGGACCGCTGGTCGCGACCGGGCTGACCGTGCTTTTCATCGTCGGCTTCTTCTATCTCGGCTATCTGGTGTCTGCCTTCCTCTACACTTTTCTCATCGCCCTCTTCTTCAATTACGAACGGAGCGGTGCCTGGCGCTCGTCAGCGCTGTTCGCCGCGATCGTCGCTTTCGGCGTCACCGTGTTCGGATGGCTCTTCTTCGTGAAGGTGTTCGAGCTTTACCTGCCGGTCTGGGAGTTCTGA